A window from Culex pipiens pallens isolate TS chromosome 3, TS_CPP_V2, whole genome shotgun sequence encodes these proteins:
- the LOC120420685 gene encoding glycine cleavage system H protein, protein MVLCHIRATLRLGQLVASRSQQARHQCRFLSTSSFLLKERLFTDKHEWVAVDGDIGTVGISKFAQEALGDVVFAQLPDVGTKLAQKDECGALESVKAASEVYSPVSGTVTEKNTAVEETPGLVNSSCYENGWLFKLRLTKSEELSKLMNEEQYAEFLKHDAH, encoded by the exons ATGGTGTTATGTCATATTCGCGCGACGTTGCGGCTTGGCCAACTGGTCGCCAGCAGGTCACAGCAGGCCAGGCACCAGTGTCGATTCCTCAGCACCAGCAGCTTCCTGTTGAAAG AGAGATTGTTCACCGACAAACACGAATGGGTTGCCGTTGATGGAGATATCGGAACGGTTGGAATCTCGAAATTTGCACAG GAAGCCCTCGGTGACGTCGTGTTCGCCCAGTTACCTGACGTGGGAACGAAATTGGCCCAGAAGGACGAATGTGGTGCCTTGGAGAGTGTGAAAGCGGCCAGTGAGGTGTACTCGCCGGTGTCGGGAACCGTTACAGAAAAGAACACCGCCGTTGAGGAGACGCCTGGCCTGGTGAACTCGTCGTGTTAtgaaaatg gGTGGCTATTCAAACTGCGACTGACCAAGTCGGAAGAGTTGTCCAAGTTGATGAATGAAGAGCAGTACGCCGAGTTCCTGAAGCATGATGCCCACTAA
- the LOC120420662 gene encoding dynein axonemal light chain 4, producing the protein MDDQPKAEGEADKKIVHVYPLVKFSDMNDDVRAEAIELSITACEKYAQNYEHAAKAIKELMDKKFGTFWHVVVGEGFGYEVSYETKNILYLFFGGNLAIVLWKCS; encoded by the exons ATGGATGACCAACCGAAGGCGGAAGGAGAAGCGGACAAGAAAATCGTCCATGTTTACCCTTTGGTAAAG TTTTCCGACATGAATGACGACGTTCGGGCAGAGGCGATAGAACTGAGCATTACAGCCTGTGAGAAATACGCACAAAACTACGAG CACGCGGCCAAGGCGATCAAGGAGcttatggacaaaaaattcgGCACATTTTGGCACGTGGTCGTTGGGGAAGGATTCGGCTACGAGGTTTCGTACGAAACGAAGAACATCCTGTACCTGTTTTTCGGTGGAAATCTGGCCATCGTCCTGTGGAAGTGTTCGTAG
- the LOC120420674 gene encoding uncharacterized protein LOC120420674 produces the protein MVFANYSVFRAFAIFAGVFGIFQSLIWIGFAITGIVAYYCDMDFSVQTDTLGSLLTLTFFHQYFEGTCTMTDIPVIDMTAVRELNLLSPGDLHAWIWVYLILHIFWAISSLILLTNARKKYIRYVNVFLYIWIVFTVTISILDLALGIQFAVDYDTIINALFLRIAQPTVTQADHVLSLAATVSGIMLVMAFRGWIFWLVNVGLAVYLFTQTFKIYDYNQLRRKSAGMANGGFVGDQGARRAPIDAYDSSPQPHNAEPEDYRRPYNGPPVTNYRRPLDRISEQPREIIERPIQHHHQPDWRSNSPQYQPQQQQQQQQRPYTPQQPQLVPPPQQNFTATRTFEPLAREQSFTEPEVEIRPDPPKPIPPPPPPKNFNAMNTVVRRDHAAAKVAQELNYRNSINAGGPSGNGLRTFGLAASSNGGDAGELPTPNYSPPMPRVNPFENRPPLRSVLRNSRYQ, from the exons ATGGTGTTTGCAAATTACAGTGTTTTCAGGGCTTTCGCCATTTTTGCAGGAGTTTTCGGTATC tTCCAATCGTTGATATGGATTGGATTTGCCATAACCGGAATAGTGGCATACTACTGTGACATGGATTTCTCCGTCCAAACGGATACGCTGGGTTCGCTGCTCACGTTGACGTTCTTCCATCAGTACTTTGAGG GAACCTGCACCATGACCGACATCCCGGTGATTGACATGACGGCGGTTCGGGAACTCAACCTTCTTTCGCCGGGTGACCTGCACGCCTGGATCTGGGTCTACCTGATTTTGCACATCTTCTGGGCGATAAGCTCTCTCATCCTGCTTACAA ATGCCCGCAAGAAGTACATCCGGTACGTGAACGTCTTCCTGTACATCTGGATCGTATTCACCGTTACGATCAGCATCCTGGACCTGGCGTTGGGAATTCAGTTTGCCGTCGACTACGACACCATTatt AACGCTCTCTTCCTGCGGATCGCGCAACCAACGGTGACTCAGGCGGACCACGTTCTGTCCCTGGCTGCGACCGTTTCCGGAATCATGCTGGTGATGGCCTTTCGCGGTTGGATCTTCTGGCTCGTCAACGTTGGACTGGCGGTGTATTTGTTCACGCAGACGTTTAAAATCTACGACTACAACCAGCTCAGGAGAAAG AGTGCCGGAATGGCCAATGGAGGATTCGTTGGAGACCAGGGAGCACGGCGGGCACCGATTGATGCGTATGATTCGAG TCCCCAACCACATAACGCCGAGCCCGAAGACTATCGCCGTCCTTACAACGGCCCTCCGGTAACCAACTACCGCCGTCCGCTGGATCGCATCAGTGAACAGCCGCGGGAGATTATCGAGCGCCCGATTCAACACCATCACCAGCCCGATTGGAGATCCAATAGTCCGCAATATCAgccccaacaacaacaacaacagcaacagcgtCCTTACACTCCCCAGCAGCCCCAATTGGTGCCACCCCCGCAGCAAAACTTCACGGCAACGCGAACCTTCGAACCGCTGGCCCGGGAACAGTCCTTCACCGAACCGGAAGTGGAAATCCGACCGGATCCGCCAAAGCCGATTCCCCCACCTCCACCGCCCAAGAATTTTAACGCGATGAACACCGTCGTCCGGAGGGATCACGCCGCGGCCAAGGTTGCCCAGGAGCTCAACTACCGGAACAGTATCAACGCCGGCGGCCCCAGTGGAAACGGACTGCGAACGTTTGGACTGGCCGCGAGTTCAAACGGGGGAGACGCCGGTGAACTGCCGACGCCGAACTATAGCCCGCCGATGCCCCGGGTGAACCCGTTCGAGAATCGACCACCGCTGAGGTCGGTACTAAGGAATTCAAGATATCAGTAG